From one Dokdonella sp. genomic stretch:
- a CDS encoding peptidylprolyl isomerase: protein MTEFPRFIRGVAAAASAVLVLAACGGQGGATTKWPADLAMVETINGEPVPQLMLELLARDRRLDLSVPEQRERAMLELRQYFVLDQAARKQGFVRDPGFLAGVELYRLQGSAEATLARFREAATVDEAALKAEYDRQVAAAGPDEYDFSQLLFDDENDALNAVADVATKPFEAVFEAWRAKAKQARAFSGVRPAQLPEPLGKALAELKAGETTRLPIKADFGFAVLHVSTIRPVTPPPFEQVREGVRASVLARYADQRLEELMSAAKVETKTPTPAKP, encoded by the coding sequence ATGACCGAGTTTCCACGCTTCATCCGCGGCGTTGCCGCGGCTGCCTCCGCCGTGCTCGTGCTTGCCGCCTGTGGCGGACAGGGCGGGGCGACGACGAAATGGCCGGCCGACCTGGCCATGGTCGAGACGATCAACGGCGAGCCGGTGCCGCAGCTCATGCTCGAACTGCTCGCCCGTGACCGTCGCCTCGACCTCAGCGTACCGGAGCAGCGCGAACGGGCAATGCTCGAACTGCGCCAGTACTTCGTGCTCGATCAGGCCGCGCGCAAGCAGGGTTTCGTGCGCGACCCGGGTTTTCTCGCAGGGGTCGAGCTGTATCGCCTGCAGGGCAGCGCCGAGGCCACCCTGGCGCGGTTCCGCGAGGCGGCCACCGTCGACGAGGCCGCGCTCAAGGCCGAGTACGACCGTCAGGTCGCCGCAGCCGGTCCAGACGAGTACGATTTCTCCCAGTTGCTGTTTGACGACGAGAACGATGCGCTGAATGCCGTTGCCGACGTCGCCACCAAGCCCTTCGAGGCGGTGTTCGAGGCCTGGCGTGCGAAGGCGAAGCAGGCGCGCGCGTTCAGCGGCGTGCGCCCGGCGCAGTTGCCCGAGCCACTGGGCAAGGCCTTGGCCGAACTGAAGGCAGGGGAAACCACGCGCCTGCCGATCAAGGCCGATTTTGGTTTCGCCGTGCTGCACGTGAGCACAATCCGTCCGGTCACGCCACCGCCGTTCGAGCAGGTCCGGGAGGGCGTGCGCGCCAGCGTGCTCGCACGCTATGCCGATCAGCGTCTCGAAGAGCTGATGAGTGCGGCAAAAGTGGAAACGAAGACGCCGACCCCGGCCAAGCCCTGA
- a CDS encoding DUF969 domain-containing protein, with product MPETINYWPLIGVAVVVIGFALRRNPVLVVVAAGLASGLAAGMSLPTLLGTLGKAFVDNRMLLAFVLTLPAIGLLERHGLRERARAWISSLRGLTFTRFLTSYLALRQLLSMIGLTHVAGHAQTVRPLVAPMAEAAAESELGALSDDERERVRANAAATDNVGLFFGEDVFIAFGAVLLIQGFYAGHGIELETLAIALWALPTAIAAFIIHAVRIRLVRRALARRRAGAPDVPA from the coding sequence ATGCCTGAAACGATCAACTACTGGCCACTGATCGGCGTCGCCGTCGTCGTCATCGGTTTCGCCTTGCGCCGCAATCCTGTGCTGGTCGTGGTCGCGGCCGGATTGGCCAGTGGCCTGGCAGCCGGCATGAGCCTGCCGACCCTGCTCGGCACGCTCGGCAAGGCCTTCGTCGACAACCGCATGTTGCTCGCCTTCGTGCTGACCTTGCCGGCGATCGGCCTGCTCGAGCGCCACGGCCTGCGCGAACGCGCACGTGCCTGGATCAGCAGCCTGCGCGGGCTGACGTTCACGCGCTTCCTGACCAGCTATCTCGCGCTGCGCCAGTTGCTCAGCATGATTGGCCTGACCCACGTCGCCGGTCATGCGCAGACCGTGCGCCCCCTGGTTGCACCGATGGCCGAGGCCGCGGCTGAAAGCGAGCTCGGCGCGCTGTCCGATGACGAGCGCGAGCGCGTGCGCGCGAACGCCGCAGCTACCGACAATGTCGGCCTGTTCTTCGGCGAGGACGTGTTCATTGCCTTCGGCGCCGTGCTGCTGATCCAGGGCTTCTACGCCGGCCACGGCATCGAGCTCGAAACACTTGCGATCGCGTTGTGGGCGCTGCCGACCGCGATCGCGGCCTTCATCATCCACGCCGTGCGCATCCGCCTCGTGCGGCGTGCACTGGCCCGCCGCCGTGCCGGAGCCCCCGATGTTCCGGCTTGA
- a CDS encoding DUF979 family protein: MFRLEHLYWLVAAFLLASALLNLRERRWSMAAFWLVLATPFVFGEAILRAHSAGLAWPAQLMGLGVIALGMLAALNPLRSGTDNAEAATRREAESRRIGPRLFLPALAIPVLTAALYFGSRALAAYGIDLLETRAQSLIALGLASVLALLAAFGVTRARTGAAIVEGRRLLDSLGWAILLPMLLATLGGVFAATGVGTAITPLVEALIPVDSRLACVLAFAAGMVVFTLIMGNAFAAFPVMMAGLGLPLLVRGHGADPAALGAIGMLTGYCGTLLTPMAANFNIVPAVLLELRNPYGVIRAQVGTALVLMSVNILLLATVVFH, from the coding sequence ATGTTCCGGCTTGAACACCTGTACTGGCTGGTCGCCGCGTTCCTGCTCGCCAGTGCCCTTCTCAACCTGCGCGAGCGACGCTGGTCGATGGCTGCGTTCTGGCTGGTGCTGGCCACGCCATTCGTGTTCGGCGAGGCGATCCTGCGCGCGCACAGCGCCGGCCTGGCCTGGCCGGCTCAGCTGATGGGCCTCGGCGTGATCGCGCTCGGCATGCTGGCCGCACTCAATCCGCTGCGATCCGGCACCGACAATGCCGAAGCCGCGACACGCCGCGAAGCCGAATCGCGACGCATCGGCCCACGCCTGTTCTTGCCGGCGCTGGCGATCCCGGTGCTGACCGCCGCGCTCTATTTCGGCAGCCGTGCGCTGGCGGCGTACGGGATCGATCTGCTGGAAACCCGTGCGCAGAGCCTGATCGCACTCGGTCTGGCCAGCGTGCTCGCACTCCTGGCCGCGTTCGGGGTCACGCGCGCGCGCACCGGCGCCGCCATCGTCGAAGGTCGGCGCCTGCTCGACTCCCTGGGCTGGGCGATCCTGCTGCCGATGCTGCTGGCCACGTTGGGTGGCGTGTTCGCCGCAACCGGTGTGGGCACCGCGATCACACCGTTGGTCGAGGCCTTGATCCCGGTCGACAGCCGCCTCGCCTGCGTCCTCGCCTTCGCTGCCGGCATGGTCGTGTTCACCCTGATCATGGGCAATGCCTTTGCCGCATTTCCGGTGATGATGGCCGGGCTCGGCCTGCCCCTGCTCGTGCGTGGCCACGGCGCCGATCCGGCCGCGCTCGGCGCGATCGGCATGTTGACCGGATACTGCGGCACCCTGCTGACGCCGATGGCCGCGAACTTCAACATCGTCCCGGCCGTCCTGCTCGAATTGCGCAATCCCTACGGCGTGATCCGTGCCCAGGTCGGCACAGCCCTCGTGCTGATGAGCGTCAACATCCTCCTGCTCGCCACCGTGGTATTCCACTGA
- the smc gene encoding chromosome segregation protein SMC translates to MRLTTIKLAGFKSFVDPTTLHLPTNMSAVVGPNGCGKSNIIDAIRWVMGESAASRLRGDSLTDVIFSGSSARKPVGQATVELVFDNSDGTVTGEYAHYNEISVKRVVSRDGQSQYFLNGTRCRRRDITDLFLGTGLGPRSYSIIEQGMISQIVEADPEQLRVHLEEAAGISKYKERRKETESRIKATRENLDRVQDVRDEVDKQLEHLKRQARAAERWQELQAQHKRKEAESKAVSLRAAREELEAQSGALRQAELGIEQQLAEQRQREALIETSRERHAGASEHLNGVQAEVYRVGGEIARVEQQIQHNRVLAEQLERARGETERALAEVAEHIAGDAAQIETLHAALADSAPQREALAEAVENANVAIAGAEAALAEWQEQWDGYATASSQAGQAAEIERTRLDYLDRQLVEADRRREALEAERAAADLGALAAALEALESEHAGLREGVEGASAILDERRQALEALVEGERQLQGMLSAKRGELEKSRGRLASLEALQHAALGDDGGTAREWLDRLGFTGTRRLGEVLDVDAGWERAVETVLEGWLDAVLVDDPLSAAGELAALREVDLALVAKSPATRDDAAGTLAAHARGPVAVMALLARVRTADSIQAARETAARLGDGDSVITADGEWLGRGFARVARAQGAQVGVLAREKEIVALGQRIDQLEAEIEAHAGELDDSRQRRLEAEQLRDDAQREVYTTHRRLAEIGGQLQSQRGRLDTAQERLVRVGAELESLVAKLDGDREQAREARGRLDTAVARMGDLEQQRQQLDAERRRRLEAREEARMNLREARDAEHQAALGVESKRSALASLEQAMQRLHVQQAQLETRRDEIATQLQQGGDPLAELEAERQACLNQRLLVDKQLVEARRALEDCDGELRRLEAERNAIVEGLTEQRQRIGDLRLLEQEHRLRAQALAEAIAEAGFDIEALSAELPDDIDVAQWQAELVDLEQKIRRLEPVNLAAIQEYEEQSQRKTYLDAQLGDLTTALETLENAIRKIDRETRQRFKETFDRVNAGVQELFPRLFGGGHAYLELTGDDLLSTGVSIMARPPGKRVTSISLLSGGEKAMTAVSLVFAIFRLNPAPFCLLDEVDAPLDEANVGRFSAMVTEMSEHVQFIFVTHNKVTMEAASQLCGVTMREPGVSRLVQVDLAEAAKLAGAA, encoded by the coding sequence ATGCGACTGACCACGATCAAACTGGCCGGATTCAAGTCTTTCGTCGATCCGACCACCCTGCATCTGCCGACCAACATGTCGGCTGTCGTCGGCCCGAACGGCTGCGGCAAGTCCAACATCATCGACGCGATCCGCTGGGTCATGGGTGAGAGCGCGGCTAGCCGACTGCGCGGTGATTCGCTCACCGACGTGATCTTCTCGGGCTCGAGTGCACGCAAACCGGTCGGCCAGGCCACGGTCGAACTCGTGTTCGACAATTCCGACGGCACGGTCACCGGCGAGTACGCGCATTACAACGAGATCTCGGTCAAGCGCGTGGTCAGCCGTGACGGCCAGTCGCAGTACTTCCTCAACGGTACGCGCTGCCGTCGCCGCGACATCACCGACCTGTTTCTCGGCACCGGCCTCGGCCCGCGCAGCTATTCGATCATCGAGCAGGGCATGATCAGCCAGATCGTCGAGGCGGATCCCGAGCAGCTGCGCGTGCATCTGGAAGAAGCCGCCGGCATTTCCAAGTACAAGGAACGTCGCAAGGAGACCGAAAGCCGCATCAAGGCCACGCGCGAGAATCTCGACCGCGTGCAGGACGTGCGCGACGAGGTCGACAAGCAGCTCGAGCACCTGAAGCGCCAGGCCAGGGCCGCCGAGCGTTGGCAGGAGTTGCAGGCCCAGCACAAGCGCAAGGAGGCCGAGTCGAAGGCGGTCTCGCTGCGTGCCGCGCGCGAGGAACTCGAGGCGCAGTCCGGCGCCTTGCGCCAGGCCGAGCTGGGCATCGAACAGCAACTTGCGGAACAGCGCCAGCGCGAAGCCCTGATCGAGACCAGTCGTGAACGCCATGCTGGCGCGAGCGAGCATCTCAACGGCGTGCAGGCCGAGGTCTATCGCGTGGGCGGCGAGATCGCCCGCGTCGAACAGCAGATCCAGCACAACCGCGTGCTTGCCGAGCAGCTCGAGCGCGCGCGTGGCGAAACCGAGCGTGCCCTGGCCGAAGTCGCCGAGCACATCGCCGGAGATGCTGCGCAGATCGAAACGCTGCACGCCGCACTCGCCGACTCGGCGCCGCAGCGCGAAGCACTCGCCGAAGCCGTCGAGAACGCCAATGTGGCGATCGCGGGCGCCGAAGCCGCGCTGGCCGAATGGCAGGAACAGTGGGACGGCTACGCCACCGCCAGTTCGCAGGCCGGGCAGGCCGCCGAGATCGAGCGCACGCGCCTCGACTACCTCGACCGCCAGCTGGTCGAGGCCGACCGTCGCCGCGAGGCGCTCGAAGCCGAACGCGCCGCCGCCGATCTCGGCGCGCTTGCGGCGGCGCTGGAAGCGCTCGAAAGCGAGCATGCCGGCCTGCGCGAAGGTGTGGAGGGCGCCAGTGCGATCCTCGACGAACGACGCCAGGCGCTCGAAGCCCTGGTCGAGGGCGAGCGCCAGTTGCAAGGCATGCTGAGTGCCAAGCGCGGCGAACTGGAAAAATCGCGTGGCCGCCTGGCATCGCTGGAAGCCTTGCAGCATGCCGCGCTGGGGGATGATGGCGGTACTGCACGCGAATGGCTCGACCGCCTCGGGTTCACCGGCACGCGCCGTCTTGGTGAGGTGCTCGACGTCGATGCCGGCTGGGAACGCGCGGTCGAGACCGTGCTTGAAGGCTGGCTCGACGCGGTCCTCGTCGACGATCCGCTGTCGGCCGCCGGCGAACTGGCAGCGCTGCGCGAGGTCGATCTCGCCCTGGTCGCGAAGTCACCGGCCACGCGCGATGACGCTGCCGGCACGCTGGCCGCGCATGCACGCGGACCCGTCGCAGTGATGGCCCTGCTGGCGCGCGTGCGCACGGCCGATTCGATCCAGGCCGCACGCGAGACTGCTGCGCGTCTTGGCGATGGCGATTCGGTGATCACCGCCGACGGCGAATGGCTGGGTCGCGGTTTCGCACGGGTTGCCCGCGCGCAGGGCGCCCAGGTCGGCGTGCTCGCGCGCGAGAAGGAGATCGTCGCCCTCGGCCAGCGCATCGACCAGCTCGAAGCGGAGATCGAGGCGCATGCCGGCGAGCTTGACGACTCCAGGCAGCGGCGCCTCGAAGCCGAGCAGCTGCGCGATGATGCGCAACGCGAGGTCTACACGACGCACCGACGCCTGGCCGAAATCGGCGGCCAGTTGCAGAGCCAGCGTGGACGCCTCGATACCGCGCAGGAGCGCCTGGTGCGCGTCGGTGCTGAACTCGAAAGCCTGGTGGCCAAGCTCGATGGCGACCGTGAACAGGCACGCGAGGCGCGTGGCCGCCTCGATACCGCAGTCGCCCGCATGGGCGACCTCGAACAGCAGCGCCAGCAGCTCGATGCCGAACGCCGGCGTCGCCTCGAAGCACGCGAGGAGGCGCGCATGAACCTGCGCGAGGCCCGCGATGCCGAGCATCAGGCCGCGCTCGGTGTCGAATCGAAGCGTTCCGCACTGGCCTCGCTCGAACAGGCCATGCAGCGCCTGCATGTACAGCAGGCCCAACTCGAAACCCGTCGCGACGAGATCGCGACTCAGCTGCAACAGGGGGGCGACCCGCTCGCCGAACTCGAGGCCGAGCGCCAGGCCTGCCTCAACCAGCGCCTGCTGGTCGACAAGCAGCTTGTCGAGGCGCGTCGCGCGCTCGAGGATTGCGACGGTGAATTGCGTCGCCTCGAGGCCGAACGCAATGCGATCGTCGAGGGCCTGACCGAACAGCGCCAGCGCATCGGTGACCTGCGCCTGCTCGAACAGGAACACCGCCTGCGCGCGCAGGCGCTCGCCGAGGCCATCGCCGAAGCTGGCTTCGACATCGAAGCCTTGTCGGCGGAACTGCCTGACGACATCGACGTCGCCCAATGGCAGGCCGAACTGGTCGATCTCGAACAGAAGATCCGTCGTCTCGAACCGGTCAACCTTGCCGCGATCCAGGAATACGAAGAGCAGTCGCAGCGCAAGACCTACCTCGATGCCCAGCTCGGTGACCTCACGACCGCACTGGAGACACTGGAGAACGCGATCCGCAAGATCGATCGCGAGACGCGGCAGCGCTTCAAGGAAACCTTCGACCGCGTCAACGCCGGGGTGCAGGAATTGTTCCCGCGCCTGTTCGGCGGCGGGCACGCCTACCTCGAACTGACCGGCGACGACCTGCTCTCGACCGGGGTGTCGATCATGGCCCGTCCCCCCGGCAAGCGCGTCACCTCGATCTCGCTGCTTTCCGGCGGCGAGAAGGCGATGACCGCGGTATCCCTGGTGTTTGCGATCTTCCGCCTCAATCCGGCACCGTTCTGCCTGCTCGACGAGGTCGATGCGCCGCTCGACGAGGCCAATGTCGGCCGCTTCTCTGCCATGGTCACCGAAATGAGCGAGCACGTGCAGTTCATCTTCGTCACCCACAACAAGGTCACCATGGAAGCGGCCAGCCAGCTCTGTGGCGTCACCATGCGCGAACCGGGTGTGTCGCGCCTCGTACAGGTCGACCTCGCCGAAGCGGCTAAACTGGCCGGAGCGGCCTGA
- a CDS encoding YciI family protein — MWYAITGLDHPDTQALRLAARPAHLARLVQLRDAGRLLLAGPFPAVDAEDPGAAGFSGSLIVAEFGDLAAAEVWAQADPYVEAGVYREVSVRPFRKVLP; from the coding sequence ATGTGGTACGCAATCACCGGTCTCGACCATCCGGACACGCAGGCGTTGCGCCTGGCGGCACGGCCGGCGCATCTCGCCCGGCTCGTGCAGCTGCGTGATGCCGGTCGCTTGCTGCTGGCCGGGCCGTTTCCGGCCGTCGATGCCGAGGATCCTGGTGCGGCCGGCTTCAGCGGCAGCCTGATCGTCGCCGAGTTCGGCGATCTCGCCGCCGCCGAGGTCTGGGCTCAGGCCGATCCCTACGTCGAAGCCGGGGTCTATCGCGAGGTCAGTGTGCGTCCGTTCCGCAAGGTGTTGCCGTGA
- the dcd gene encoding dCTP deaminase, producing MSIKSDHWIRRMAEQHGMIEPFEPGQVKLDASGGRLISYGTSSYGYDVRCANEFKIFTNINSTIVDPKNFDSGNFVDFRGDVCIIPPNSFALARTVEYFRIPRKVLTVCLGKSTYARCGIIVNVTPLEPEWEGHVTLEFSNTTPLPARIYANEGVAQMLFFESDEECATSYKDRGGKYMGQLGVTLPRT from the coding sequence ATGAGCATCAAATCCGATCACTGGATCCGCCGCATGGCCGAGCAACACGGCATGATCGAGCCGTTCGAGCCGGGCCAGGTCAAGCTCGACGCTTCGGGCGGCCGGCTGATCTCGTACGGCACATCCAGCTACGGCTATGACGTGCGCTGTGCGAATGAGTTCAAGATCTTCACCAACATCAACTCGACGATCGTTGATCCGAAGAATTTCGATTCCGGCAATTTCGTCGATTTCAGGGGCGACGTCTGCATCATCCCGCCGAATTCGTTCGCCCTCGCGCGCACCGTCGAGTACTTCCGCATCCCGCGCAAGGTGCTGACCGTGTGCCTCGGCAAGTCGACCTATGCGCGTTGCGGCATCATCGTCAACGTGACGCCGCTGGAGCCCGAATGGGAGGGGCACGTCACCCTCGAGTTTTCGAATACCACGCCGCTGCCAGCCCGCATCTACGCCAACGAGGGCGTCGCGCAGATGTTGTTCTTCGAATCGGACGAGGAGTGCGCCACCAGCTACAAGGATCGCGGCGGCAAGTACATGGGCCAGCTCGGCGTGACCCTGCCGCGCACTTGA
- the rluB gene encoding 23S rRNA pseudouridine(2605) synthase RluB, whose amino-acid sequence MTSPARNVLSLKRASADETGAVLEERLHKVLATAGLGSRRLLETRIEAGEVHVNGTPATLGLVVKAGDRVEIDGKRFVVITDSAEHAQVIAYNKPEGVVTTREDPEGRPTVFEQLPRLKGARWIAVGRLDINTTGLLLLTTDGNLANALMHPRSELEREYICRVHGEVPDEVLERLKSGVDLEDGPAHFDEIAVISRGGSHSWFRVVIREGRNREVRRLWDAVGLMVSRLKRIRYGNIELPRLLKREQSVELDAEQIKGLRELAGASDAEAHLTLAPVIGQRRSAQTEFRPAGKDQQAWTGTRTEEAREFSQFDRIRDDGWRGPSANKGNKGKRARGGAGPRPRGGKQQRAPQAGSQYVDPGLNPAILRSWFPDSPQPGRRKKRGGKPRPQGGGTVFGQPSPHANANGNIDHGNRDPHREGGAAAGSRQPWKPRRDDNRPQRQGGDPRDDSFGNRAPRQQNPVHRDDSFGNRAPRATSPWDDSRGNRISGNEGNRGNAWGNRGNAHGNRAPGKPGGGRGKPGGPRGKGGGGNRRGGPRQPF is encoded by the coding sequence ATGACCTCCCCCGCACGCAACGTCCTTTCGCTCAAGCGCGCGTCCGCCGACGAGACCGGCGCGGTGCTCGAGGAGCGCCTGCACAAGGTGCTCGCCACGGCAGGACTTGGCTCGCGCCGCCTGCTCGAAACACGTATCGAAGCCGGCGAGGTCCATGTCAACGGCACGCCGGCCACGCTCGGCCTCGTGGTCAAGGCGGGTGACCGCGTCGAAATCGACGGCAAGCGCTTCGTCGTCATCACCGACAGTGCCGAACACGCCCAGGTGATCGCCTACAACAAGCCCGAAGGAGTGGTCACCACACGTGAGGACCCGGAAGGTCGTCCGACCGTGTTCGAACAACTGCCGCGCCTCAAGGGTGCGCGCTGGATCGCCGTCGGCCGCCTCGACATCAACACCACCGGCCTGCTCCTGCTGACCACCGACGGCAACCTGGCCAACGCGCTGATGCATCCGCGCTCGGAACTCGAACGCGAATACATCTGCCGCGTGCACGGCGAGGTGCCCGACGAAGTCCTCGAGCGACTGAAGAGCGGCGTCGATCTCGAGGATGGTCCGGCCCACTTCGACGAGATCGCGGTGATCAGCCGCGGCGGCAGCCATTCGTGGTTCCGCGTGGTCATCCGCGAAGGCCGCAACCGCGAAGTCCGTCGCCTCTGGGACGCCGTCGGACTGATGGTCAGCCGCCTCAAGCGCATCCGCTACGGAAACATCGAGCTGCCGCGCCTGCTCAAGCGCGAGCAAAGCGTCGAACTCGACGCCGAACAGATCAAGGGCCTGCGCGAACTGGCCGGTGCCAGTGATGCCGAAGCGCATCTGACCCTGGCTCCGGTGATCGGCCAGCGCCGTTCGGCGCAGACCGAGTTCCGCCCGGCCGGCAAGGACCAGCAGGCCTGGACGGGCACGCGTACCGAGGAGGCACGCGAGTTCAGCCAGTTCGACCGCATCCGCGACGACGGCTGGCGCGGCCCATCGGCGAACAAGGGCAACAAGGGCAAGCGCGCACGCGGCGGCGCCGGCCCGCGTCCGCGCGGCGGCAAGCAGCAACGTGCACCGCAGGCGGGCTCGCAGTACGTCGACCCCGGGCTCAACCCGGCCATCCTGCGCAGCTGGTTCCCCGATTCGCCGCAGCCCGGAAGGCGCAAGAAACGGGGTGGCAAACCGCGCCCGCAGGGCGGCGGTACCGTGTTCGGCCAGCCCTCGCCGCATGCGAACGCGAATGGCAACATCGACCACGGCAACCGCGATCCACACCGCGAAGGTGGCGCCGCCGCTGGCAGTCGCCAGCCGTGGAAGCCACGCCGCGACGACAACCGTCCGCAGCGCCAAGGTGGCGACCCACGCGATGACTCCTTCGGCAACCGCGCGCCACGCCAGCAGAATCCGGTCCATCGGGACGATTCCTTCGGCAACCGTGCACCGCGCGCCACCTCGCCCTGGGACGATTCGCGCGGCAACCGCATCAGCGGCAACGAGGGCAACCGTGGCAATGCCTGGGGCAATCGCGGCAACGCCCACGGCAACCGCGCACCAGGCAAGCCCGGCGGCGGTCGCGGCAAGCCCGGAGGCCCGCGCGGCAAGGGCGGTGGCGGCAACCGCCGTGGCGGGCCACGCCAGCCATTCTGA
- the scpB gene encoding SMC-Scp complex subunit ScpB, with amino-acid sequence MTDPEMLKRIVEAALLAAGHPLSLVQLLALFGEDEQPSHDDMARALAALQADCEGRGIELVEVASGFRYQIRTDVHPWVARLWTERPSRYSRALLETLALIAYRQPITRAEIEQIRGVAVSTHIVKTLEERDWIRVVGHRDVPGKPALLGTTRGFLDYFNLKSLDELPSLSEIRDIEELDPQLALAPPGETVAADVDALAEAARTAGTHESAPPTAPEEHDPSAAEIGEASPEQTP; translated from the coding sequence ATGACCGATCCCGAAATGCTCAAGCGCATCGTCGAAGCCGCACTGCTCGCAGCCGGCCATCCGCTGTCCCTGGTGCAACTGCTCGCCCTGTTCGGCGAGGACGAGCAACCCTCCCACGACGACATGGCGCGCGCGCTCGCCGCCCTGCAAGCCGACTGCGAAGGCCGCGGCATCGAACTGGTCGAGGTCGCCTCGGGCTTCCGCTATCAGATCCGCACCGATGTTCACCCTTGGGTCGCGCGCCTGTGGACCGAGCGTCCAAGCCGCTATTCGCGCGCCCTGCTCGAAACCCTGGCCCTGATCGCCTACCGCCAGCCGATCACGCGCGCCGAGATCGAGCAGATTCGCGGCGTGGCCGTATCGACCCACATCGTCAAGACACTCGAGGAGCGCGACTGGATCCGCGTCGTCGGCCATCGCGATGTGCCCGGCAAGCCGGCCCTGCTCGGCACCACACGCGGCTTCCTCGACTACTTCAACCTCAAGTCGCTGGACGAATTGCCTTCGCTGAGCGAAATCCGCGACATCGAAGAGCTCGACCCGCAGCTCGCCCTCGCTCCACCCGGCGAAACCGTCGCCGCCGACGTCGACGCGCTGGCCGAGGCCGCGCGCACGGCCGGCACACACGAATCAGCCCCACCCACCGCCCCTGAAGAACACGACCCGTCCGCCGCGGAAATCGGCGAAGCATCCCCGGAGCAAACCCCATGA
- a CDS encoding BolA family protein, translating to MTARVELIRRRLVEHFAPSLLEVDDDSHRHAGHAGARDGRGHFSVRLVSEAFSGMAPLARHRAVYGALGALMQTDIHALAIDARAPGENR from the coding sequence GTGACTGCACGCGTGGAGCTGATCCGCAGGAGGCTGGTCGAACACTTCGCGCCGAGCCTGCTCGAAGTCGACGATGACAGCCATCGTCACGCCGGCCACGCCGGCGCGCGCGACGGCCGTGGCCATTTCAGTGTGCGCCTGGTCAGCGAAGCCTTCAGCGGCATGGCGCCGCTGGCGCGCCATCGTGCCGTCTACGGCGCGCTGGGCGCGTTGATGCAAACCGATATCCACGCGCTCGCGATCGACGCGCGCGCCCCCGGGGAGAACCGATGA
- the pcp gene encoding pyroglutamyl-peptidase I, with protein sequence MPCVLVTGFEAFDGQALNPSREIARCLDGTTIAGHAIVGAVLPVTFAEAPAVLAALVERHEPVLVLATGQAGGRAALTLERVAINLADARIADNAGTQPVDAAVVADAPAAYFSDLPLKAMREAMRTAGAATELSLSAGSFVCNQVFYTLCHLRETRAPSLRCGFLHLPWLPAQVIDQPAQPSMDLDTMLAGVRAALECALSTHADLPIGAGPTH encoded by the coding sequence ATGCCTTGCGTGCTGGTGACCGGTTTCGAGGCCTTCGACGGCCAGGCGCTCAATCCTTCGCGGGAGATCGCACGATGCCTGGACGGCACGACGATCGCTGGCCACGCGATCGTCGGCGCGGTGCTGCCGGTGACGTTCGCCGAGGCGCCGGCCGTGCTGGCAGCGCTGGTCGAACGCCACGAGCCCGTGCTCGTGCTGGCCACAGGCCAGGCCGGCGGCAGGGCCGCGCTCACCCTCGAGCGCGTGGCGATCAACCTCGCCGATGCACGCATCGCCGACAATGCCGGCACGCAGCCGGTCGACGCGGCCGTAGTCGCCGACGCGCCAGCCGCGTACTTCAGCGACCTGCCGCTCAAGGCCATGCGCGAGGCCATGCGTACGGCCGGCGCAGCGACCGAACTGTCGCTGAGCGCTGGCAGCTTCGTGTGCAACCAGGTGTTCTATACGCTCTGCCACCTGCGCGAAACGCGCGCACCATCACTGCGCTGCGGCTTCCTGCATCTGCCGTGGCTGCCGGCCCAGGTCATCGATCAGCCCGCGCAACCCAGCATGGACCTCGACACGATGCTCGCCGGCGTGCGTGCCGCACTCGAATGCGCCTTGTCGACGCATGCCGACCTGCCCATCGGAGCAGGACCGACGCATTGA